In the Helianthus annuus cultivar XRQ/B chromosome 11, HanXRQr2.0-SUNRISE, whole genome shotgun sequence genome, one interval contains:
- the LOC110889201 gene encoding plastocyanin-like, whose product MASVISSAVSVPSFTGLKAVATRANTAATNVKVAAAGPKLSVKASLKDAAITAVAVSASALLASNALAFDVLLGDNDGGLAFEPSTFSVPAGEKIVFKNNRGFPHNVVFDEDEIPAGVDAAKISMGEDDYLNAGGEEYSVTLTEKGTYSFYCAPHQGAGMVGKVTVT is encoded by the coding sequence ATGGCATCTGTAATTTCATCTGCTGTTTCAGTCCCATCATTCACCGGCCTGAAGGCCGTTGCCACAAGGGCCAACACAGCCGCCACAAACGTTAAGGTGGCGGCTGCTGGCCCTAAACTTTCAGTGAAAGCTTCACTGAAAGACGCAGCAATTACAGCTGTCGCTGTTTCAGCCAGCGCGTTGCTAGCAAGCAACGCGCTGGCATTTGACGTCCTGTTGGGGGACAATGACGGTGGACTGGCATTTGAGCCGTCCACCTTCAGTGTCCCCGCTGGCGAGAAGATTGTCTTCAAGAACAACCGTGGGTTCCCACACAACGTTGTTTTCGATGAAGACGAGATTCCTGCTGGCGTGGATGCTGCCAAGATTTCGATGGGTGAAGACGATTATTTGAATGCTGGTGGAGAGGAATACTCGGTGACGTTGACCGAAAAGGGGACTTACAGTTTCTACTGTGCACCACATCAAGGTGCTGGTATGGTTGGCAAGGTTACTGTCACATAA
- the LOC110889200 gene encoding heterogeneous nuclear ribonucleoprotein 1, whose protein sequence is MDDCDNSKVFVGGISWETTEDTLREHFRSYGTVVGSVIAKDRATGTPRGFAFVSFSDASALDKVLVDTHTILGRTVEVKKAVPRSEQYQNQQEQNRGQNRNFRNNGTKTNDNLKTKKIFVGGLSANLTEDDFKFYFEKFGRITDVVVMHDNVTHRPRGFGFITFDSEDSVEQVMQKSFHELGGKLVEVKRAVPKEVGGGITSGNRDSNFSGGQQPAALYRPMYDVYSGYGMFPSYGGGYPYGGGVFGGGYPVGGYGMAAVPPRVPWGGPAMVGMRGGPLPLTVYPTYLNDGHGLMGMPLANGYNGIVGPAPSGMPSQLSEQLWGSVDNNSLGSSGGQARKNDQSGVGDNTD, encoded by the exons ATGGATGATTGTGATAATAGTAAGGTGTTTGTGGGTGGGATTTCATGGGAGACAACAGAAGATACTTTAAGAGAACATTTTAGAAGCTATGGAACTGTTGTGGGTTCGGTGATTGCTAAAGATCGAGCCACCGGTACCCCTCGTGGGTTCGCTTTTGTTTCGTTTTCGGATGCGTCGGCTCTTGATAAAGTTCTTGTTGACACCCATACAATTCTTGGCAGAACG GTTGAAGTGAAAAAAGCGGTACCAAGAAGTGAACAATATCAAAACCAGCAAGAACAGAACCGAGGGCAAAACAGGAATTTCAGAAATAACGGTACTAAAACCAACGACAACTTAAAAACTAAAAAGATTTTTGTAGGCGGGTTATCTGCAAACTTAACCGAAGACGATTTCAAGTTCTACTTTGAAAAATTCGGTAGGATTACCGACGTGGTTGTGATGCACGATAACGTGACCCACAGGCCACGTGGGTTCGGGTTCATCACGTTTGATTCCGaggattcggttgaacaagtcaTGCAAAAAAGCTTCCATGAGTTGGGCGGTAAACTTGTTGAGGTCAAAAGGGCGGTACCGAAAGAGGTTGGCGGCGGAATTACTAGCGGCAATAGGGATTCTAACTTTAGTGGCGGACAACAACCGGCCGCCCTGTATAGACCCATGTACGATGTTTATTCCGGTTATGGAATGTTTCCGAGCTACGGAGGTGGTTATCCGTACGGTGGTGGTGTGTTTGGGGGCGGTTATCCGGTTGGCGGTTACGGGATGGCGGCGGTTCCACCTAGGGTTCCGTGGGGTGGTCCGGCAATGGTTGGCATGAGGGGGGGACCATTGCCGTTGACTGTTTACCCGACGTACTTGAACGACGGACATGGGTTAATGGGTATGCCGCTGGCGAATGGTTATAACGGGATTGTGGGACCCGCACCGAGCGGGATGCCGAGTCAACTCAGTGAGCAACTCTGGGGGAGTGTAGATAACAATTCTTTAGGGTCAAGTGGTGGGCAGGCTAGGAAAAATGACCAAAGTGGTGTTGGAGACAACACTGACTGA